The Psychrobacillus sp. FSL K6-4046 DNA window TAATGGTACGAGAGCTTGTTCGACAAATTAAGGAGGGGTAAATAATGATTTTGTTGTTATTTGGATTTATTCTTTTATTTATTACAATTTTACAGGCATACATTCCAAAATTTTTAAAACCAACGATTGTGTTTGGTGTAAACGTTCCTGAGCAGCATGAAAAGGACAAGGAAATCCTTCAGTTAAAAAATAGATACACAGCTGTAGTACTTTTTGTTGGGTTAGTAATTTTTGCGGGCTATATTGCTTGGGCGTTGCTTCAAAATCCTCAGGAAGAAGTATTAGCTCTTGTTAGTGTTGGAGTTCAAATTGGTGTTCTATTTTTGAGCGTCGCCTATTACTTCATCATGCATACGAAAATGAAGAAATTAAAGGAGCAGCGTCGCTGGTTTTCCGACAAAAATGAAGTGAAAGTAGTAGATTTAGGATTTCAAGAGAAGCTTCAACTGCTGCCGAGAATTTTATTTATTATTCCCATGATTGTATCGATTGGGCTTATATTTTATACGCTTTTAAAATATCCACAGATGCCGGACATGATTCCTACTCATTGGGGTCCAACTGGGGAAGCGGATGCTTTTAGTGAGAAAAGCTATCTTACTGTTATTTCCCTTCCACTAATTTTATTGATAGTGCAGGTAATGTTTTTATTTACTAGCGAGGGAATTAAAATGTCGGGAACAAGCATTAGCCCTCAACGCAAAAAAACTTCCGTTAAGCAGCAGCTTGCATTTCGGAAATACTCTAGCTGGCTCTCTTTTGTCATGTCGGTAGGAGTCACCTTGCTGATGGGATATCTTCAGTTACAGACTATACATCCTGAAATAACCTCTTCCCTTGTTATGATTGCTTTACCAATAGGATTTTTGGTGCTAGCTTTTGCTAGTGTAGCTATTTTTACTGTAAGAGTTGGTCAAGGAGGATCACGTTTGAAAGTAGGGGAGGAAGAAGCGGTTGTAGGAAATCCTCATATTACTTCTGTAGATGATGATCGATTTTGGAAGGGCGGTATTTTCTATATCAACAAAGATGATCCAAGTGTTTTTGTAGAAAAACGCTTTGGAGTTGGCTGGTCTGTCAACTTTGCAAGACCGCTAGCTTGGTTATTTATTTTAGGACCTATCGTGCTCATTATTGGTATTTCATTTCTCTTATAGAAAATGTCTCTAGAGTAAAACACTCTAGGGATCTTTTTAATTTTTGTCTGCGTTTGAACGAACGATAAATAGGAAAAGGATATAGGACAGGTAATTAGAAAGGAAGGTTCACTTATGTGTGGGCGTTTTAGTCTATATACGGATATGGAACAGATCAAAGAACAATTTGATGTGCAGTTTGTATCCAATGAAGAGGATTATTATCCTAATTATAATATAGCCCCTTCTCAGTCTGTCGTAGCTATTATTAACGATGGAACCAGCAATAGAATGGGGCAGCTACGGTGGGGTTTAATACCCAGCTGGGCAAAGGACGAGAAGATAGGTTACAAAATGATCAATGCAAGGTCTGAAACAGTTGATGAAAAACCTAGCTATCGTAATGCTTTTACACAACGAAGATGTATCATACCTATGAATTCCTTTTATGAATGGACCGTAAATGAAAAGGAAAAGGTTCCAATGCTTATAAAAATGAAAAACAATGAACTATTTGGAGTAGCGGGAATATGGGAGACCTGGAAAAGGGATAATGAAGAAACGGTTCATTCCTGCACTATTCTCACTACCGAAGCTAATTCTTTAGTAAAGACTATTCATGATCGTATGCCAGTCATACTTCCACCAGAAAAGTTCGGGAATTGGTTAGATCCCAACCTTCGTGATAAAGATAGGCTTAAAGCAATGCTCAACCCTTATGAATCAAACCTAATGCAGGCTTATCCAGTTTCGAAGGAAGTAAATACTCCAAAAAATAATTATGCTGAGCTCTTAAACTCATTATAAAATAACTACATGTAATAAAAAAAGACAGGCTCCTAAAAGCCCGTCTTGTGAGGTGAAGTATAGTAACTAGGAGGAACATTAACACATTTATTTAGCAGGACTCTCCGCCAACATAACCGCCGCCACTTCCATATCCGAAAGTACCAACTACGATGATTAAAAGAATAAATAAAACAACTAATAAAGCAAATCCAGAACCCATGCCAGCTCCGCCGCCTGGGTAACCGCCACCGCCAGTGTTACCGCCGTATCCACCACCGTAGCCACCACCACAATAATTTGAATAACTCATTATTAACACCTCCTCCTCGCTAAGAGTTATCTTATTTATATGTAGAGGGATAGGGTTAGACTGATGAATATGTAACGATTTTTCATATTATTTTTTAGGCGAAACAAAAAAATATTGGGTTCACTAGTATTGACGGGATATGGTGGGATTGGACAGGTAAGTAAAACTGTAATAAAAAAACGAGCAGCTATGACTGCTCGTTTGTAACTTCCATCGTCTCTTCGGTAACCTTCCAATGCTTAGAAGGAATAATATTATTATTTAACTTTAGAACAAACTTATGGGCATCCTCATAAGTTGTAAAAGTTTTATTGAATTGGCTGTTGGAATTTTTCAAGGTCTCTGTTGTACCATTGATTTTGCGAGTGATTAGAAACATAGGTACACCTCCGCCTATCACTATTTTGTTATAATTTATTATACCTACAAAAACATATAAAAGGTATAAATATACAAATTTATATTATAATTGTTACTATATTGTAATATAGTAACCAAATATTAAAAAAATAATTAATTATGACTATAAAAGGAATTTATTTACAACGTAATGGGTTTTGCTGAGATGTTTTAAGAACTGAAGTACTGTTATTAAAAATCGATGCAATGAGTTGGAAGGAAAGTGCTTAAGAGGGTAGATCTTATAAAGCTGTAGGTGGCGAAGCGAGACGGTTGATGGATAAGCCTTTACGCTTAGTGACGAGAGATGGATTCTTCCTAACATAAAGTAGGCTCTCGAAGGAGGGCCTACTTGGATTCCAATATAGCAGAATTAATTGAATTGACCAAAACCAACCGTATGAAGGCTAACCGGCAGTTCATGCCCATTTCGATTAAGAGAAATAATTAAATTTTGTCCGGGATTACATGAAAATACATACCTTTCCAAGTCGTCATAGCATTGAATCGGATTTCCATTTACTGCTGTAATCACGTCATCTACTTCTATTAACCCATCCGCTGGAGTAGAGGCTATTACTTGAACTACTTTAGTTCCTTCTCGTTTATCCGCAGTACGATGCAAGACACCAATCCAACTTTTCCAAAAGTTTTTGCGTAAATCCATTTCCTTTTCTAATACACTCTTAAGGTTTAACATGAACTGATAAGTACCAAAAAGCATATTGTCCATTTCCATTAAGCCAATGTCCCCAGTCCAAGAACCTGTATATTCAATGGAGACAAGGACACCATCTGCTTCAGTAGTAATGGTCCATGTGGTCAATTGCTTGTCGTTCCCTTGCAAAACGAGCTTTTGTTCTTCCTCTAACTCTATTATAGTTCCTACATAGCTAGCGCCCCACCCATAATCTAGGGTTACCTGTCCGCCGATTCTAATATCCATTTCGCAGCTTCTGGTTTCCCAGGCATTACGTTCGTCTGCTTGTGTAAGTGCTCTCCATACCCTCTCAGGTGTAGATTTTATGAAGATTTTCCTTTGAACCGACTGAACAACTTTCTCCAATTTTAATCCTCCTCTAAATAGTTTTTTAGCTTCGTGAGCTTATCCTCTAATATCAAGCCAATCTCTTCTTGCAATTTTTTATAGTGAACAGCAAAATTGTCTTGCTTTAAACGATAGAGACGATATTTCCCTTCTCGCCTTTCCTCAATTAATTCCTCTTCTAGCAATATAGTGAGATGTTTTTTTACTGCAGGCTGGGAGATTGGGAAATGATCAACTAGCTCGGTTTGAGTACATTCCTTTTGAGACAATATGGTGAGGATACGACGACGTATGGGATCTGCTATTGCTCTATAAATGTCCGTCAACAAATGACCTCCTCATCACATAACCTTTTGGTTATATATAAAATATACAATAATGGATAAGCGGTGTAAATATATAGTTGTAATATTTAGTTTAATTTATTAAGACTTACTAGTGTCTGTCTTCTCCATTAGCTTTCTTACATTCTCTTTTGGGTTCCAACAGTTGAATTTATAAGAGGGTTCAGTTTGAAAGCCTAATCGTTTGCATTTATAATGCATGCCTTTAGTCGTTTTTTCACTGCTAAAATGAATGCAAGTTGCACAGCAATGGAAATCCTTCATCCTTTTACCTCCTAAAATGTACTGCTCTGTTTTTATTGTTCAGTGATATACGATACTGGGGATTTAGCTGGGGGGAGGGGTGTGACTTTGTTATTTAAAATAGGCCTTGGAATTAATCACCCCAAGACCTAAAATATCTAACTTAAGCTTCGTCGAATACTTCGACTTTTTCCATTTTGTCGCCGTTTTTCATAGCTTTTGCTACTTCTAAACCACTAGTTACTTTACCAAAAACAGTGTGAACACCGTTTAAATGTGGTTGTGGTTCGTGAACGATGAAGAATTGGCTTGACCCAGTGTCTTTTCCAGCGTGAGCCATAGAAAGGCTTCCAGCTTCGTGTTTGTGAGGATTTCCAGCAGTTTCACATTTAATAGTTTTACCGCTTCCGCCCATACCTGTACCAGTTGGGTCTCCACCTTGGCTTACAAAACCAGGAATTACACGGTGGAACACTACACCATTGTAGAAACCACTGTTAGCTAATTCTTCAAAGTTAGCTACTGTGTTTGGTGCTTCGTTTGGATATAGTTCAAATTCAATTTTGTCCCCAGATTCCATAAGGAAATAACCTTTTTTCGCCATTATAAAACACTCCTTTTGTAATGAAAATTCTTTCACAGTATAGCATGAACTCTTGCTTTTTCCAAAGAACATAGCTGTTATTAGCAGTTGTAGTGTACTAAATATAAGATGGCGCCCATTTCTTCTAAAACTTACTAAGGAAAACCGGTTTCAATTAAACAAATGGATGTAAGCATGATATGAAAGTGGTACGATACAAAAAGAGGTGATTATATGAACGGACAAAATAGAAAAGACATTCACGCAGGACTAGAAGTTTATATTATTTTGAAGAAGGATCAGCGTACCGGTAACAAAACAAAAGGAATCGTTCAAGATATTTTAACGAATTCTTCCTTTCATCCACACGGTATTAAAGTAAGACTCACAGATGGTCAAATTGGCCGTGTATGTGAAATCATAAAGTAAAAAATTGGGGCTTCAAAAAAGCTCTAAAAATAAAAAAGTGTAAAGGGAGAATGAGAAAAGATGCAGGTAGAATCTCAAATTTTAGAGTGGTTTGAACATTTTCATAAATACCCCGAAGTTAGCTGGAAGGAATTCGAAACAACGAAAAAAATAACAGAAATTCTTGATTCGCTCAATGTACCTTACCGACTTTTTAATGATGTAACCGGCCTCCTAGCAGAGATAGGAGAAGGTGACGAAGTAATAGCAATTCGTGCAGATATAGATGCTTTGTGGCAGGAAGTGGACGGGGTTTACCGAGCCAATCATTCATGTGGTCACGACGCTAATATCTCTATGGTTTTAGGAGCCCTTCTTTTATTGAAGGATGAAAAATTAAATAAACGTATTCGTTTCATCTTCCAGCCTGCAGAAGAAAAAGGAAATGGTGCGAATTCTATGGTCGATAGAGGAGCGCTTGAAGGAGTTACGCATCTCTTTGGTGTGCACTTAAGACCGATAGAAGAACTACCTTTTGGTAAGGTCTCACCAGCAATTCATCACGGAGCAGCTATGTTTCTTGAAGGTAAGATTAAAGGAATGGATGCCCATGGAGCCAGACCTCATCAAGGGCAGAATGCAATTGATGTAGCAGTCGCTATACATCAATCCTTAAAGAACTTATATTTTTCTCCTTTTGAAGCATATTCCGCGAAACTAACTAAAATTCAGGCTGGCGGTGAGAGCTCTAATATTATTCCTGGTACAGCGAGCTTTTCAATTGATGCACGCGCTCAAAAGAATAGTGTGCTAAAACAAATGAAAGTACAAATTGAAAAGAATTTACATGCTCTTCAAGCTCTTTTTGATATAGATATAGAATGGGAATGGCAGGATATCACTCCAGGAGCAGAAGTCTCCAATGAGGCTGCTTTAATAGCAAGAGAGGGTATCGTGGAAGCAATAGGAGAAGAGAGCCTGGCGGAAGAGGTTATCACATCTGGTAGTGATGATTTCCATTTTTATACGATTAGACAGCCGGATTTAAAGGCTACTATGATTGGGGTCGGTGCAGACCTTTCTCCCGGTCTTCATCATCCACATATGTCTTTTGACCGTAAAGCCCTTTATATAGGCGCTCAAGTCCTTATGAAAACGCTTTTACAAATTGCCAAAAAAGATTGACGAATTTTTAATAAAAGATTAATATATCCCTAATAGCGACTAATAAACGACAATTTCTAATAATTGAAAAAGTCGCGAAGGGGTGAAGTGGAATGGTAGAAAAGAAGGAACAAACAGAGAAAAAAGAAATGTCATTAATATGGGCTGTAACGCCTTTACTAGTAATGATTATAACAATGGTTATAGCTGTCGTTAAGCTGGAGCAAGGTCCTCACATTCCGCTAATAGTTGGTACAATCGTAGCAGCTATGGTTGCTTGGAAGCATGGCTTTAAATGGGATGAAGTCGAGGAAATGATGTATAAGGGGATCAAACTAGCGCTTCCAGCTGTAGTCATCATTATATTGGTCGGCCTCATAATAGGAGCTTGGATCGGTGGCGGTGTAGTTGCGACCATGATTTATTTTGGTCTAAAAATTATTACACCAGCATTCTTTTTAGTCACTATTTGTGTGATTTGTATGATTGTCTCTCTTGCCATTGGTAGCTCCTGGTCTACGATGGGGACTATCGGGGTTGCAGGTATGGGGATTGGTCTAAGCATGGGGATTCCAGCTGCTATGATTGCTGGTGCAGTTATTTCTGGAGCTTATTTTGGAGACAAGATGTCCCCGCTTTCTGATACTACCAATCTTGCAGCTGGTCTTACAGGGACAGATTTGTTCGTACATATCCGACACATGTTTTATACAACTATACCAGCAGCTATTATTGCGTTAGTAGCTTACGGTCTGTTAGGAATGAAATACAAAAATAGCAGTATTGATCAGGAGAGCATACAGCAAACAATAAATGTACTTGATCAAAGCTTTGTAATATCTCCATGGTTGTTATTAATCCCGTTAGCAGTAATTGTATTAGTTGCTGTAAAGGTACCTGCTATACCAGCTTTAGTGGTGGGGATTTTACTAGGATTCCTTTCTCAAATTTTTGTACAAGGGGGAGATGTAGCATCAGCTGTTAGTGCTCTTCAAAGTGGGTTTGAGATTAAAACAGGTAACACAATGGTGGATGAACTATTTAATCGTGGTGGATTGGATTCCATGATGTATACCGTGTCGATGACCATTGTGGCGATGACATTTGGTGGTATTCTCGAATTTTCAGGGATGCTTCAATCTATTATGAATCAAATTTTAAAGCTAGCAAAGACTGCTTTTTCGATGATAGCTTCTACTATATTAGCTTGCTTTACAACGAATGCGACATGCTCTGAGCAATATATCTCCATCGTTGTGCCAGCGAGAATGTTTTCTAAAGCATATACGAATATGGGACTCCACTCTAAAAACCTATCACGAGCTTTAGAGGATGGAGGGACATTGACTTCTGTGTTCATACCTTGGAACACATGTGGCGTTTTCATATTAGGAACATTAGGAGTAGGGGCTTATGAATATGCTCCCTATGCAATATTAAACTTTACAGTGCCAATTATATCTATTATCTATGCAGCGGTAGGGTTCTCCATTGTAAAAATTACAGAGGAAGAAAAGCAAGAGATTTTAAACAAAGAGATTGCCGAAGCGTAAAAAAGAAAGTTCAGTGACAAGCTGAACTTTCTTTTTTATAGGTTTCATGATTGAATACTGATAAAAAGATTAGTTGATGCCTATACATATTTATTGGTAGGTAGGAAAATTAAATTCATAAATCGCTCGGGGACGGCCTTGCTGGTACGTCATTTCTTCCCCAACAATGGATGCATAACCTTTGTTCAACAGCTTCTTTAGTATCCTTTCGGTAGTCCTGCGGCTGACCTTTAAAAAGATCTCTAAATCATGTGCCGTAAACTCAACTGAATGATGGAGGCGACTAAAAAGCATAATTTTAGATAGATTTGCTGGACTTAAAGTTGTTTCCTTCGCCAATACAACTAGCCTAGGATCGCTCGTTCTTAAATTGATCTTGTTCTCTTCCTGGAAGAGTGGGCTAGTCAATTGTTTTTTCTCATTCATAAGGAAGACTGTATTTTCTGTCGCATGTGCTAAAGCATCTTTTGCATTTTCACTTGCTTCTATTGCTGTCGTTCCATAACCAAAGGCAATACGAATTGGTGTACTAAAAAACTCAAGCCAATTATTAACCTTATTGTGCTCTAAGGCTTGCTGAACCTTACCTTGAGTAGTAAATAGCAAATAGAGGAGGTCATCTGCTTTCACAATAGAAGCATCAATCGAATCTGTAATTCTTTTTAATGCTGTTGCTGTGTTCATGTCTTGTTCGGTAAGGGAGATGGAACAAACGGCAATCTTAGCAGCCTCACTTTTTGTGAGTAATGCCAATGACCTAGTTTCTTCAAGGGACTTTAAAATAGAGTTTTTAGGATCAATCATTCGTATAACAGGTATTCCCCTTTGTACCAGGGTCTCATAAACTGCGTGCACAGAGGTGATAGCCAATTTTGTTTTTTCGTTCCTTTGTAGGTTTATATGAAAGGAAGTCACTTCCTCTAAAGAGAATGCAGGATCTACTTGCATAAGGAAGGGGACAGAAGCAGTTTGATTAATATCCTGAAGGACACTCTCTACAAGGGCTGGTTCCATTAAATCCATGGAAATATGATGCATAGGGGTACTGCAGGTTGCTAATAATGTAGTGGCAACAGAAGTACCATCCTGTTTTAAATAATAGGAAGGTACCGGCAACAGCTCTCTCTCCTGTACTGCATATAGGTAGGGGAGCGAACCGGAGAAAAATACAGCGTCGCATGGTTTTATATTTTTTAGTAGTTCCTTTGCTTCTTTTGGAGTATGATATTGATAATAATCCAAACGGATAGAAGGAATTTCTTGTTCGAAAAGCTTCAAGCGATCTATAAAGTTTCTAGAACCAAGTACTGCTATACGTGTTTGCATGACATCCTCCTTTTTTTAAAACATTAACGACTATTTAACGACAACTATAACTAAAAAATATAAAAATGTAAAGGAAGTTAGAAAAATATGAAAATTAAAGAAATAGAAATTTATGCTATTAGATTACCATTAATTGCCCCATTTATCATCAGCTATCATACATACGATGATATGCCTTCGATTATAGTTAAGCTAACAACAGAAGAAGGTTTAATTGGATATGGGGAGGCAGTAGCAGACGAGCATGTAACAGGGGAAACGTGGGAGAGCACTTATGCGATGCTGAAAAATACGTTAGCTCCGGCTTTGATTGGAGAAAATCCAATGGAATTTGAGCGACTGCATGAAAAAATGGATAAGGCGGTCTATCAAGCTCCAGCAGCTAAAGCAGCCTTAGATATTGCTTGTTACGATGTAGTTGGTAAAAAACTAGGCGTACCTGTATACCAATTGTTAGGTGGGCGTTATCACGAGCAATTTCCAGTTACTCATGTATTGAGCATAGGATCACCAGAGTCTATGGCAGAGGAAGCAGAAAAACGTATGAAAGAGGGCTATACATCGTTTAAAATGAAGGTTGGAACAGAAGTACAGGCGGATGTACAACGTATACAAGCCGTTAGAGAAAAAGTAGGTAATGAGGTTGCTATCCGAGTGGACGTAAACCAAGGGTGGAAGAACAGTGCGAACACAATTTCTGCCATGCGTCAGTTGGAGCATACCGGATTAGATTGGCTAGAGCAGCCCGTTATGGCCGACGACTTCAATGGGATGGTAGAGGTCAAGGCAAAAACTAGTACCCCGCTTATGATGGATGAAGGGTTGAGAGGAATACGAGACATGCGTGAATTAATAGAAAAACAAGCCGCGCATAAGGTGAATATCAAGCTGATGAAATGTGGGGGTATATACCCTGCTATGAAACTCGCTCATATGGCAGAAATGGCTGGAATGGAATGCCAGATTGGCTCGATGGTAGAGTCTTCTATTGGTTCAGCAGCAGGTTTTCATGTGGCATTTTCTAAAAAAGCATTTACGAGTGTCGAA harbors:
- a CDS encoding DUF5808 domain-containing protein, which codes for MILLLFGFILLFITILQAYIPKFLKPTIVFGVNVPEQHEKDKEILQLKNRYTAVVLFVGLVIFAGYIAWALLQNPQEEVLALVSVGVQIGVLFLSVAYYFIMHTKMKKLKEQRRWFSDKNEVKVVDLGFQEKLQLLPRILFIIPMIVSIGLIFYTLLKYPQMPDMIPTHWGPTGEADAFSEKSYLTVISLPLILLIVQVMFLFTSEGIKMSGTSISPQRKKTSVKQQLAFRKYSSWLSFVMSVGVTLLMGYLQLQTIHPEITSSLVMIALPIGFLVLAFASVAIFTVRVGQGGSRLKVGEEEAVVGNPHITSVDDDRFWKGGIFYINKDDPSVFVEKRFGVGWSVNFARPLAWLFILGPIVLIIGISFLL
- a CDS encoding SOS response-associated peptidase gives rise to the protein MCGRFSLYTDMEQIKEQFDVQFVSNEEDYYPNYNIAPSQSVVAIINDGTSNRMGQLRWGLIPSWAKDEKIGYKMINARSETVDEKPSYRNAFTQRRCIIPMNSFYEWTVNEKEKVPMLIKMKNNELFGVAGIWETWKRDNEETVHSCTILTTEANSLVKTIHDRMPVILPPEKFGNWLDPNLRDKDRLKAMLNPYESNLMQAYPVSKEVNTPKNNYAELLNSL
- a CDS encoding YjcZ family sporulation protein, with amino-acid sequence MSYSNYCGGGYGGGYGGNTGGGGYPGGGAGMGSGFALLVVLFILLIIVVGTFGYGSGGGYVGGESC
- a CDS encoding SRPBCC domain-containing protein produces the protein MEKVVQSVQRKIFIKSTPERVWRALTQADERNAWETRSCEMDIRIGGQVTLDYGWGASYVGTIIELEEEQKLVLQGNDKQLTTWTITTEADGVLVSIEYTGSWTGDIGLMEMDNMLFGTYQFMLNLKSVLEKEMDLRKNFWKSWIGVLHRTADKREGTKVVQVIASTPADGLIEVDDVITAVNGNPIQCYDDLERYVFSCNPGQNLIISLNRNGHELPVSLHTVGFGQFN
- a CDS encoding metalloregulator ArsR/SmtB family transcription factor; translated protein: MTDIYRAIADPIRRRILTILSQKECTQTELVDHFPISQPAVKKHLTILLEEELIEERREGKYRLYRLKQDNFAVHYKKLQEEIGLILEDKLTKLKNYLEED
- a CDS encoding peptidylprolyl isomerase; this encodes MAKKGYFLMESGDKIEFELYPNEAPNTVANFEELANSGFYNGVVFHRVIPGFVSQGGDPTGTGMGGSGKTIKCETAGNPHKHEAGSLSMAHAGKDTGSSQFFIVHEPQPHLNGVHTVFGKVTSGLEVAKAMKNGDKMEKVEVFDEA
- a CDS encoding YwbE family protein, which translates into the protein MNGQNRKDIHAGLEVYIILKKDQRTGNKTKGIVQDILTNSSFHPHGIKVRLTDGQIGRVCEIIK
- a CDS encoding amidohydrolase; its protein translation is MQVESQILEWFEHFHKYPEVSWKEFETTKKITEILDSLNVPYRLFNDVTGLLAEIGEGDEVIAIRADIDALWQEVDGVYRANHSCGHDANISMVLGALLLLKDEKLNKRIRFIFQPAEEKGNGANSMVDRGALEGVTHLFGVHLRPIEELPFGKVSPAIHHGAAMFLEGKIKGMDAHGARPHQGQNAIDVAVAIHQSLKNLYFSPFEAYSAKLTKIQAGGESSNIIPGTASFSIDARAQKNSVLKQMKVQIEKNLHALQALFDIDIEWEWQDITPGAEVSNEAALIAREGIVEAIGEESLAEEVITSGSDDFHFYTIRQPDLKATMIGVGADLSPGLHHPHMSFDRKALYIGAQVLMKTLLQIAKKD
- the nhaC gene encoding Na+/H+ antiporter NhaC produces the protein MVEKKEQTEKKEMSLIWAVTPLLVMIITMVIAVVKLEQGPHIPLIVGTIVAAMVAWKHGFKWDEVEEMMYKGIKLALPAVVIIILVGLIIGAWIGGGVVATMIYFGLKIITPAFFLVTICVICMIVSLAIGSSWSTMGTIGVAGMGIGLSMGIPAAMIAGAVISGAYFGDKMSPLSDTTNLAAGLTGTDLFVHIRHMFYTTIPAAIIALVAYGLLGMKYKNSSIDQESIQQTINVLDQSFVISPWLLLIPLAVIVLVAVKVPAIPALVVGILLGFLSQIFVQGGDVASAVSALQSGFEIKTGNTMVDELFNRGGLDSMMYTVSMTIVAMTFGGILEFSGMLQSIMNQILKLAKTAFSMIASTILACFTTNATCSEQYISIVVPARMFSKAYTNMGLHSKNLSRALEDGGTLTSVFIPWNTCGVFILGTLGVGAYEYAPYAILNFTVPIISIIYAAVGFSIVKITEEEKQEILNKEIAEA
- a CDS encoding dipeptide epimerase; its protein translation is MKIKEIEIYAIRLPLIAPFIISYHTYDDMPSIIVKLTTEEGLIGYGEAVADEHVTGETWESTYAMLKNTLAPALIGENPMEFERLHEKMDKAVYQAPAAKAALDIACYDVVGKKLGVPVYQLLGGRYHEQFPVTHVLSIGSPESMAEEAEKRMKEGYTSFKMKVGTEVQADVQRIQAVREKVGNEVAIRVDVNQGWKNSANTISAMRQLEHTGLDWLEQPVMADDFNGMVEVKAKTSTPLMMDEGLRGIRDMRELIEKQAAHKVNIKLMKCGGIYPAMKLAHMAEMAGMECQIGSMVESSIGSAAGFHVAFSKKAFTSVELTGPLKFSKDVGNLRYDVPFIKLNECPGLGIDVDENMLKELTEFSVKVMK